One Kaistella polysaccharea DNA segment encodes these proteins:
- a CDS encoding TonB-dependent receptor: protein MLTSILSKILCLLIFCSSIGATAQISISGKVSFKNKGVKDISVTLKDTYDGATTDSDGNYSFQTSVKGTQILVFSNSKFVDIEKPISLGSENVIINSDLKEQISEIDAVVISAGSIEASDKKRATVLLTPIDIYTTAGADGQISSALNYLPGVQKVGENEGLFVRGGSGVETKIFMDGSLINNYFSTSVPGIPGRDRFNTSLFKGNIFSSGGYSALYGQALSGVLILESVDLPETSSYDFGISPLFVNASLQKLSTDKTYSYGASLSYFNLGLIQKIASYNTNFIQSPQGLGGDLNFRFKTKSGGMFKYYGNFDFNKLIVKSPSLNPEYEEIQTGLRANNLYQNLSFRQKFGKYLLNVGTSYSYNDSDLQISTLSKNIESPQNFFSTKNNYLNFKTVLVRKINKISAIRAGFELNTAQEENNATTKYDDIISAAFAETDLGLSNNLSFKLGIRAEHSSYLNTENYAPRFAVAYRLSKEWTTSVAYGIFYQNPESKYLNSDQPLTFQKADHYIFQLQRSSEGRSLRLETFYKNYTQLTKTFGEDYYQMADNNNGSGYAKGVEVFWRDRKTLKNIDYWISYSFLDTKRDFLNYPVSLPPGFAAKHTLSVVAKKFVTSWKTGFNMSYTYASGRPYYDIISENKTNIIRHEGTLKDYSGLNFSLNYLPNLGNKDAKTFTVLVLSISNILGRKNVFGYNFSADGQRRSAVLPPVNTFVFIGAFISFGVDKTNDAINNNL from the coding sequence ATGCTGACTTCAATTTTATCTAAGATTCTTTGCCTCCTAATTTTCTGCTCCTCAATTGGTGCTACTGCCCAAATTTCGATTTCGGGGAAAGTTAGTTTTAAGAACAAAGGAGTGAAAGATATTTCAGTCACCTTGAAAGATACTTATGACGGTGCCACTACAGATTCCGATGGTAACTATTCATTTCAAACTTCAGTAAAAGGGACTCAAATTTTGGTATTTTCAAATTCAAAATTTGTGGATATTGAAAAACCTATTTCACTTGGAAGCGAAAACGTCATTATAAATTCTGACTTAAAGGAACAAATTTCAGAGATCGATGCGGTAGTAATTTCTGCAGGTTCCATCGAGGCCAGTGATAAGAAAAGAGCGACCGTACTCCTGACTCCAATTGATATTTATACGACCGCGGGTGCAGACGGACAAATTTCTTCTGCACTAAATTACCTGCCTGGCGTGCAGAAAGTTGGAGAAAATGAAGGTCTTTTTGTTCGGGGTGGAAGCGGGGTTGAAACTAAAATTTTTATGGATGGAAGTTTGATCAACAACTACTTCAGTACTTCGGTACCGGGAATTCCGGGTCGTGATCGTTTCAATACCTCGTTATTCAAAGGCAATATATTTTCGAGTGGTGGTTATTCCGCGCTTTATGGTCAGGCATTATCCGGAGTTCTGATATTAGAAAGTGTTGATTTACCCGAAACCAGTTCCTATGATTTTGGTATTTCTCCTCTTTTCGTGAATGCCAGTTTACAGAAACTCTCTACTGATAAAACCTATTCTTATGGCGCGAGTCTTAGCTATTTCAATCTCGGTTTGATACAAAAAATTGCCTCTTACAATACAAACTTCATACAAAGTCCGCAAGGCCTGGGTGGCGATCTCAATTTCAGGTTCAAAACAAAATCAGGCGGTATGTTTAAATATTATGGAAATTTCGATTTCAACAAATTGATTGTCAAATCTCCCAGCTTAAATCCTGAATATGAGGAAATACAAACCGGTTTGCGTGCTAACAATCTTTATCAAAACCTTTCTTTTCGCCAAAAATTTGGCAAGTATCTTTTAAATGTAGGAACTTCTTATTCTTATAATGACTCTGACTTACAAATTTCGACACTGAGTAAAAATATTGAATCTCCGCAGAATTTTTTCAGCACCAAAAATAATTACCTGAATTTTAAAACGGTTCTAGTTCGAAAAATCAATAAAATCTCTGCAATTCGGGCTGGATTTGAATTGAATACAGCTCAGGAAGAAAATAATGCAACCACGAAATATGATGATATAATTTCTGCAGCTTTTGCAGAAACTGATTTGGGATTAAGTAATAATTTATCTTTTAAACTGGGAATTAGAGCAGAACATTCCTCATATTTAAATACTGAAAATTATGCACCTCGATTTGCGGTGGCCTATCGTCTTTCAAAAGAATGGACGACTTCAGTTGCCTATGGAATTTTCTATCAAAATCCGGAAAGTAAATATTTAAATTCCGACCAACCACTAACCTTTCAGAAAGCTGATCACTATATTTTCCAGCTTCAACGGTCATCTGAAGGACGTAGTTTGCGATTAGAAACTTTTTACAAAAATTATACGCAGCTCACCAAAACTTTCGGTGAAGACTATTATCAGATGGCGGATAATAATAATGGAAGCGGTTATGCAAAAGGTGTAGAAGTTTTCTGGCGCGATCGTAAGACTTTAAAAAATATAGATTACTGGATTTCCTATTCGTTTCTGGATACCAAAAGAGATTTTCTGAATTATCCGGTAAGTTTACCGCCGGGATTTGCGGCAAAACACACCCTTTCTGTAGTGGCGAAAAAATTTGTGACCAGTTGGAAAACGGGATTTAATATGTCTTACACTTATGCTTCTGGACGGCCGTATTATGATATTATTTCTGAAAATAAAACCAATATTATCCGCCATGAAGGAACACTGAAAGATTATAGCGGATTAAATTTCAGTTTAAATTATTTACCGAATCTCGGTAATAAAGATGCGAAAACGTTCACCGTTTTGGTGCTGAGTATTTCTAATATTTTAGGCAGAAAAAATGTGTTCGGATATAATTTCTCAGCGGATGGTCAGAGACGCTCGGCGGTTTTACCACCCGTAAATACTTTTGTTTTTATCGGTGCATTCATCAGTTTTGGCGTTGATAAAACGAATGATGCCATTAATAATAATTTGTAG
- a CDS encoding superoxide dismutase family protein: MKIATLSTLFCSALLAVSCTTTKSYVVNSKSGTQTQGTANFKQMGKKVTMDLNVYKLTPGIHAVHIHEKGDCSATDASSAGGHWNPTTEMHGKWGKDQYHMGDIGNLVADKDGTARLNFNTDKWCLGCADPAKNIMGKAIVIHADKDDFMTQPTGNAGGRVGCVEIK, from the coding sequence ATGAAAATCGCAACACTGTCAACACTCTTTTGCAGCGCGTTACTTGCTGTATCGTGTACAACAACGAAATCTTACGTTGTAAATTCCAAAAGTGGAACGCAAACACAAGGAACTGCTAATTTCAAACAGATGGGGAAGAAAGTTACCATGGATTTGAATGTCTATAAACTCACGCCTGGGATTCACGCTGTACACATTCATGAAAAAGGAGATTGCTCCGCAACCGATGCAAGTTCCGCAGGAGGACACTGGAACCCAACAACTGAGATGCACGGAAAATGGGGGAAAGACCAATATCACATGGGAGATATCGGTAATTTAGTGGCTGATAAAGACGGAACTGCGAGATTGAATTTCAATACCGATAAATGGTGTTTGGGATGTGCTGATCCGGCGAAAAATATCATGGGAAAAGCAATAGTAATTCATGCTGATAAAGATGATTTTATGACACAACCGACGGGTAATGCTGGTGGTAGAGTAGGATGTGTTGAAATAAAATAA
- a CDS encoding ATP-dependent Clp protease ATP-binding subunit, whose translation MDHQFSAGLDQVFKLSKNEARRLHSEFLNTEHFLLGIISTENSAKEIMQNLGADLTQIKRKIETMSVASLNPFAVESDKISFTKMADQAVKRSELECRQYQSSEINTVHLLLGILYKPEDPTTSILSSYDIDYEMISKEYQKLLKSSGQDPKMSAYDDDDEREEFGQMRKPTGNIGTGKSKTPTLDNFGRDLTTLAREGKLDPVIGREKEIERVSQILSRRKKNNPLLIGEPGVGKSAIAEGLALRIQQKKVSRVLYGKRVITLDLASLVAGTKYRGQFEERMKAIMTELEKNRDVILFIDELHTIVGAGSSTGSLDASNMFKPALARGEIQCIGATTLDEYRQYIEKDGALERRFQKVMVEPTTLEETIQILNQIKDKYEDHHNVTYTDEAILACVNLTARYITDRFLPDKAIDAMDEAGSRVYIKNMKVPTQIIEFETTIEKIKEQKQQAVKKQDYLEARKLKDEEERLQIELNIAQEAWDKDVKEKKETVTEENVAEVVSMMSGIPVTKVGKNELDKLALMDEMLNGKVIGQPEAVKKVVKAIQRNRAGLKDPNRPIGTFIFLGTTGVGKTELAKVMARELFDSDEALIRIDMSEYMEKFAVSRLVGAPPGYVGYEEGGQLTEAVRRKPYAVVLLDEIEKAHPDVFNILLQILDEGFVTDSLGRKIDFRNTIIILTSNIGTRDLKDFGDGVGFGTNAKKTNTDARARSTIENALKKAFAPEFLNRIDDIVIFNNLEKEDISKIIDLELSKLYKRLEKLNYKVDLTDEAKDFIAEKGWDKDFGARPLKRAIQKYIEDLLAEMLVNKQLTEGGTVVLKLNEAKDGLEGEPLKKKTSAK comes from the coding sequence ATGGATCATCAATTTTCAGCTGGGTTGGATCAAGTTTTCAAACTCAGTAAAAACGAAGCCAGACGCTTGCACAGCGAGTTTCTGAATACAGAACATTTCCTTCTCGGAATCATCTCCACGGAGAATTCTGCGAAAGAGATTATGCAAAATTTGGGAGCCGATTTAACCCAAATAAAAAGAAAAATCGAAACAATGTCTGTCGCCAGTCTTAATCCCTTTGCAGTAGAAAGTGATAAAATATCTTTCACGAAAATGGCGGATCAGGCGGTAAAACGATCAGAATTAGAATGCAGACAATATCAAAGTTCTGAAATAAATACCGTTCACTTGTTGTTGGGAATTCTGTATAAACCAGAAGATCCGACCACCAGTATTTTAAGCTCTTACGATATTGATTATGAAATGATTTCTAAAGAATATCAAAAATTGCTTAAAAGTTCTGGTCAGGATCCGAAGATGAGTGCATACGACGACGATGATGAGCGTGAAGAATTTGGACAAATGAGAAAACCAACCGGAAATATCGGGACTGGTAAAAGTAAGACGCCAACCCTTGATAATTTCGGTAGAGATTTAACGACTTTAGCACGAGAGGGGAAACTTGATCCGGTTATCGGGCGCGAAAAAGAAATCGAAAGAGTTTCTCAAATTCTATCAAGAAGAAAAAAGAACAATCCACTTTTGATCGGAGAGCCAGGTGTTGGTAAATCGGCAATTGCGGAAGGTTTAGCTTTAAGAATACAGCAGAAAAAAGTATCGCGCGTTCTTTACGGAAAACGGGTAATCACCCTTGATTTAGCAAGTTTAGTTGCCGGAACAAAGTACCGTGGCCAGTTCGAAGAAAGAATGAAAGCCATCATGACGGAACTTGAAAAAAACAGAGACGTCATTTTATTCATCGATGAATTACATACCATTGTAGGTGCTGGTAGTTCTACCGGTAGTCTCGATGCTTCAAATATGTTTAAGCCAGCTTTGGCAAGAGGAGAGATTCAATGTATTGGTGCAACAACTTTAGATGAATACCGCCAGTATATTGAGAAAGATGGTGCTTTGGAGCGACGTTTCCAAAAAGTGATGGTAGAACCAACCACTTTAGAAGAAACAATTCAAATCCTTAATCAAATTAAAGATAAATACGAAGATCACCACAACGTAACTTATACCGACGAAGCGATTTTAGCGTGTGTGAACTTAACTGCAAGATATATCACCGACCGATTTTTACCAGATAAGGCGATCGATGCGATGGATGAAGCAGGCTCTCGTGTATATATTAAAAACATGAAAGTTCCTACCCAAATCATTGAATTTGAGACGACCATTGAAAAGATAAAAGAACAGAAACAACAGGCTGTAAAAAAGCAAGATTATCTGGAAGCAAGAAAGCTGAAAGACGAAGAAGAGCGTTTACAGATCGAGCTTAATATCGCACAAGAAGCTTGGGATAAAGATGTTAAAGAAAAGAAAGAAACGGTAACAGAAGAAAATGTTGCTGAAGTAGTTTCTATGATGAGCGGTATTCCAGTAACGAAAGTAGGGAAAAATGAGCTGGACAAACTTGCACTCATGGATGAAATGTTGAACGGTAAAGTGATCGGACAACCAGAGGCAGTGAAAAAAGTGGTGAAAGCCATCCAAAGAAATAGAGCAGGTTTGAAAGATCCAAACCGTCCGATTGGAACATTTATTTTCCTCGGAACAACAGGTGTAGGGAAAACAGAGCTTGCAAAAGTAATGGCGCGTGAACTCTTCGATTCTGATGAAGCCCTTATCCGTATTGACATGAGTGAGTACATGGAGAAATTCGCAGTTTCTCGTTTGGTGGGAGCGCCTCCGGGATATGTTGGTTATGAAGAAGGTGGTCAGCTTACCGAAGCGGTGAGACGTAAACCTTATGCAGTAGTACTTTTAGATGAAATTGAAAAAGCACATCCAGATGTGTTCAATATTTTACTGCAGATTTTAGATGAAGGTTTTGTAACCGATTCATTAGGCCGTAAGATTGATTTTAGAAATACGATCATCATTTTAACTTCAAATATCGGAACGCGGGATCTGAAAGATTTCGGTGACGGTGTAGGATTCGGCACAAATGCAAAGAAAACCAATACTGATGCAAGAGCTCGAAGTACTATCGAAAACGCGTTGAAAAAAGCCTTTGCTCCTGAATTTTTAAACAGGATAGATGATATTGTAATCTTTAACAATTTAGAAAAAGAAGATATTTCTAAAATTATCGATCTGGAATTGAGTAAACTCTACAAACGTTTAGAAAAGCTCAATTATAAAGTAGATCTTACCGATGAGGCAAAAGATTTTATTGCAGAGAAAGGCTGGGACAAAGATTTTGGAGCGAGACCTTTAAAACGTGCGATCCAAAAATACATAGAAGATTTGTTAGCAGAAATGCTGGTAAATAAGCAATTAACTGAAGGTGGAACCGTTGTCTTAAAGCTTAATGAAGCGAAAGATGGTTTAGAAGGTGAACCTTTAAAAAAGAAGACTTCAGCGAAGTAA
- a CDS encoding uroporphyrinogen decarboxylase, whose product MSPEITNFIGYAASFFIVLSFVLKDIKRIRIVNLIGCICFVIYGIYSDYLWPIIIPNAILCFVQVYHLIKKA is encoded by the coding sequence ATGAGTCCAGAAATTACGAATTTTATCGGTTACGCAGCATCCTTTTTCATCGTCCTAAGTTTTGTACTGAAAGATATTAAAAGGATTAGAATTGTAAACCTCATTGGGTGTATTTGTTTCGTTATTTATGGAATTTACAGTGATTATCTTTGGCCAATCATTATACCAAATGCTATTCTTTGTTTCGTGCAGGTCTATCATTTGATCAAAAAAGCGTAA
- a CDS encoding glycosyltransferase family 4 protein has translation MRVIVSVFNNLYTDQRVEKVCRTLSENGYTIELIGNNWGGLPPINRNYTVTRLKLRSKILRFAYLEFQWKLYKHLLQKADEKCILLSNDLDTLLPNYLIANKLQIPLVFDSHEIFTEMPSVKGRFTQKIWRVLEKQILPKIRFMMTASESYADWFVKTYQIERPVVLQNFPLYIPSFQNSEVNHPQIILYQGVINPSRGLDKMIPAMKHISAAELWIAGDGPKKIEYEGLANGLGLQNKIRFLGKLLPEDLRKITHKADVGLSIEENNGLSYYYSLPNKISDYIQARVPIVVSDFPEMSKVVDTWQVGVKIGDHNELAEKINKVLQNGKHFYSYNLEKAAVVMCWEKEEPKLLHLFQKVTEENF, from the coding sequence GTGCGAGTTATAGTAAGTGTTTTCAATAATTTATATACGGACCAACGCGTAGAAAAGGTTTGTAGAACATTGTCGGAAAACGGATATACTATAGAACTCATCGGCAATAACTGGGGCGGATTGCCTCCCATCAACCGGAATTATACGGTAACCCGATTAAAACTTCGGTCTAAAATTCTCCGCTTTGCGTATTTGGAATTTCAATGGAAACTATACAAACATCTTCTCCAAAAAGCAGATGAAAAGTGTATTTTACTTTCCAATGATTTAGATACGCTTTTGCCCAACTATCTGATTGCTAATAAACTTCAGATTCCGCTCGTTTTCGACAGCCATGAAATCTTCACCGAAATGCCTTCTGTAAAAGGAAGATTTACCCAAAAAATTTGGCGCGTTTTAGAAAAACAAATTTTGCCAAAAATTCGCTTTATGATGACCGCAAGCGAAAGTTATGCAGACTGGTTTGTAAAAACCTATCAAATTGAAAGACCTGTCGTGCTTCAGAATTTTCCATTATATATTCCGTCGTTTCAAAATTCGGAAGTAAATCATCCTCAAATTATTCTATATCAAGGTGTTATTAATCCTTCGCGGGGTTTAGATAAAATGATTCCCGCTATGAAACATATTTCAGCGGCAGAATTATGGATTGCTGGTGATGGTCCAAAGAAAATCGAGTATGAAGGTCTAGCAAACGGCTTAGGACTTCAAAACAAAATACGGTTTTTAGGAAAATTATTGCCTGAAGATTTACGAAAAATAACCCACAAAGCCGATGTTGGTCTTAGCATTGAAGAAAATAACGGTCTCAGCTATTACTATTCCCTTCCGAACAAAATTTCAGATTATATTCAGGCGCGGGTTCCAATTGTCGTCTCAGATTTCCCTGAAATGAGTAAAGTGGTCGATACTTGGCAAGTTGGAGTAAAAATTGGAGATCACAATGAGCTGGCAGAAAAAATAAACAAAGTACTTCAAAACGGTAAACATTTTTACAGCTATAATCTTGAAAAAGCAGCAGTAGTAATGTGCTGGGAAAAAGAGGAGCCTAAACTATTGCACCTATTTCAGAAAGTGACAGAGGAAAACTTTTAG
- a CDS encoding SufE family protein, which produces MTIKEKQQETVESFAFLEDWEQKYEYIIDLGKELKGMPEDRKTEDNLIKGCQSKVWIDVDFKDGKLNFNADSDGILPKGIVSLLVSIYSGHSTQEILDSDFKFIEEIGLQEFLSPSRANGLMAMTKQIKFYAVAYQLKS; this is translated from the coding sequence ATGACAATTAAAGAAAAACAGCAGGAAACTGTAGAATCTTTTGCCTTTTTAGAAGATTGGGAGCAGAAGTATGAATATATTATAGATTTAGGAAAAGAGCTGAAGGGAATGCCGGAAGATCGAAAAACGGAGGATAATTTAATTAAAGGTTGCCAATCGAAAGTGTGGATTGATGTTGATTTTAAAGACGGTAAACTCAATTTCAACGCGGATTCTGATGGTATTTTGCCTAAAGGAATTGTCTCGCTTTTGGTTTCGATTTATAGTGGCCATTCCACACAGGAGATTTTAGATTCTGATTTCAAATTCATAGAGGAAATTGGGTTACAGGAATTTCTGTCGCCTTCCCGCGCCAATGGGCTAATGGCAATGACAAAACAAATTAAGTTTTACGCCGTCGCCTACCAGTTAAAATCGTGA
- a CDS encoding glycosyltransferase family 9 protein gives MKRILAYRFSAFGDVAMTVPVFIEFLEQNPNVEVIMVSRTQFSALFEGIPNLTFKGINLDDYKGIFGLRKLGEILIQEFKPDYIADLHDVIRTKALNLFFVKKGFKIYKINKGKDEKDELTDIWNLEKHQLKSTSERYADVFRAMNFKLELSHTYRPRGEKSGIGVAPFAQHKGKMLPLEKTFEVVRILAKKNEIYFFGGGPEETTILNSWQEQIPNTTNLAASHTLKEELQKIASLEVMISMDSANMHLASLMGTRCISVWGSTHHYAGFLGYGQSTKDVVQVKDLTCRPCSVFGDKKCYRGDWACLEELNIQKIIDLV, from the coding sequence GTGAAGCGAATTTTAGCATATCGATTTTCCGCTTTCGGTGATGTTGCAATGACCGTTCCTGTTTTCATTGAATTTTTGGAGCAAAATCCTAATGTTGAGGTTATAATGGTTTCCCGGACACAGTTCAGTGCACTTTTCGAAGGAATTCCAAATTTGACTTTTAAAGGAATTAACCTCGATGATTATAAAGGAATTTTCGGTTTAAGAAAGTTGGGTGAAATTTTGATTCAAGAGTTTAAACCTGATTATATTGCCGATTTACACGACGTAATCCGCACAAAAGCGCTTAATCTTTTCTTTGTAAAAAAAGGGTTTAAAATTTATAAAATAAATAAAGGGAAAGACGAAAAAGATGAACTTACCGATATTTGGAATTTAGAGAAACACCAACTTAAATCCACGAGCGAAAGGTATGCAGATGTTTTCCGTGCGATGAATTTTAAGCTAGAACTTTCCCACACTTATAGGCCGAGAGGCGAGAAGTCCGGAATTGGCGTTGCGCCTTTCGCACAACATAAGGGGAAAATGTTGCCGCTCGAAAAAACATTTGAAGTCGTACGCATTCTGGCAAAAAAAAATGAAATATATTTTTTTGGTGGCGGTCCGGAAGAAACTACAATTTTGAATTCCTGGCAAGAGCAAATTCCGAATACTACGAATTTAGCGGCGTCGCACACTTTAAAGGAAGAGTTGCAAAAAATAGCAAGCTTGGAAGTGATGATATCCATGGATTCTGCGAATATGCATTTGGCAAGTTTAATGGGTACAAGATGTATTTCCGTTTGGGGTTCTACGCATCATTATGCGGGATTCCTCGGCTACGGACAAAGCACAAAAGATGTCGTTCAGGTGAAAGATTTAACCTGCCGGCCGTGTTCTGTTTTTGGTGATAAAAAATGTTACCGCGGTGATTGGGCCTGTCTTGAAGAATTAAATATTCAGAAGATTATTGATTTGGTTTAA
- a CDS encoding mannose-1-phosphate guanylyltransferase, whose protein sequence is MSESNNYCVIMAGGVGSRFWPMSTQKYPKQFQDILGTGSTMIQQTYDRISKIVAPENIYVITSKEYITLTEQQLPDLNPANIVGEPMMKNTAACNMYMARKIADKNPQANIIVLPADHLILNETVFLQKIELALNLAATKDYLITLGIKPTRPETGYGYIQFVENQEWDYFKVKTFTEKPDLEIARTFLESGDFLWNAGIFVWNVQTILAAFDEYLSEMSQHFESCEYNTAEEERCIDVIYPKVAKISIDNGILEKAKNVFVIPADIGWSDLGTWTSIYENAAKDNNKNALKSRHILTYNSKGNIINLKNKNKAAVIDGLKNYIIIDTDKALLICPRENDQLIKEYVQDLKNLKKGDKFL, encoded by the coding sequence ATGTCAGAATCAAATAATTACTGCGTTATAATGGCAGGAGGCGTCGGGAGTAGATTTTGGCCGATGAGCACCCAGAAATATCCAAAGCAATTTCAGGATATTTTGGGAACCGGTAGTACGATGATCCAGCAAACTTATGACAGAATCAGCAAGATTGTAGCGCCGGAAAATATTTATGTAATTACCAGCAAAGAATATATCACCTTAACCGAGCAACAGTTGCCCGATTTAAATCCTGCAAATATCGTTGGGGAACCGATGATGAAAAATACGGCAGCCTGCAATATGTATATGGCCCGAAAAATTGCCGATAAAAATCCGCAGGCCAATATTATTGTACTTCCCGCGGATCACCTAATATTAAACGAAACTGTTTTTCTTCAGAAAATTGAACTGGCTTTAAACCTTGCAGCGACCAAAGATTATCTCATTACCTTAGGCATCAAACCAACTCGACCAGAGACGGGCTACGGCTATATTCAGTTTGTAGAAAATCAGGAATGGGATTATTTTAAAGTTAAAACTTTCACTGAAAAACCCGATTTAGAAATAGCCCGTACTTTTCTGGAAAGTGGCGATTTCTTGTGGAATGCCGGCATTTTTGTCTGGAATGTTCAAACGATTTTAGCAGCTTTCGATGAATACCTCAGCGAAATGTCCCAACATTTCGAAAGCTGCGAATATAACACTGCGGAAGAAGAAAGATGCATCGACGTTATTTACCCAAAGGTGGCCAAAATATCCATCGACAATGGTATTCTGGAAAAAGCCAAAAATGTATTTGTAATTCCCGCAGATATTGGGTGGAGCGATCTTGGTACCTGGACATCCATTTATGAAAATGCCGCCAAGGATAACAACAAAAATGCCTTAAAGTCCCGCCATATCTTGACTTATAACTCAAAAGGAAACATCATCAACCTTAAGAATAAAAATAAAGCTGCCGTTATTGATGGTCTTAAAAACTACATTATAATTGATACCGACAAAGCATTGCTGATTTGTCCACGCGAAAACGACCAACTGATCAAAGAGTACGTTCAGGATTTGAAAAACCTGAAAAAGGGTGATAAATTTCTGTAA
- a CDS encoding SprT-like domain-containing protein: MSITLLDKYLPEHSLIYLKKWFADYTIHIKVTRGRNSKLGDYRKMPDRSHQITINSTLQPPLFFFVLTHELAHLIAFEKFNNRISAHGAEWKQTFSLMLLESIDIYTDDLKPIIRRFAKAPKANFMSSPELVRYFHIENYEDESSYIEDLTVNDRFTYRKQTYIIEEKRKKNYLCLNTENGKKYIFKPLARVEKIS; this comes from the coding sequence ATGTCAATAACGCTGTTAGATAAATATTTACCGGAGCACAGTTTAATTTATTTAAAAAAGTGGTTCGCAGATTATACCATTCACATTAAAGTCACGCGCGGCAGAAATTCAAAATTAGGCGACTATCGAAAAATGCCCGATCGATCTCATCAAATTACCATCAATTCTACTTTACAGCCACCACTTTTCTTTTTTGTACTCACTCATGAATTGGCGCATCTTATCGCTTTTGAGAAATTTAACAATCGCATTTCGGCGCACGGTGCGGAATGGAAACAGACTTTCAGTTTGATGTTATTAGAAAGCATCGATATTTATACAGATGATTTAAAACCCATCATTCGGAGGTTCGCAAAGGCTCCTAAAGCCAATTTTATGTCGAGTCCAGAACTCGTCCGCTACTTTCATATCGAAAATTACGAAGACGAAAGCTCTTATATTGAAGACCTTACGGTAAATGACCGTTTTACCTACCGCAAACAGACTTATATCATTGAAGAGAAGCGGAAAAAAAACTATCTTTGTTTGAATACCGAGAACGGAAAAAAATACATCTTTAAACCCTTAGCTCGGGTAGAAAAAATTAGTTAA